A single genomic interval of Eleutherodactylus coqui strain aEleCoq1 chromosome 3, aEleCoq1.hap1, whole genome shotgun sequence harbors:
- the LOC136620048 gene encoding E3 ubiquitin-protein ligase RNF170-like, whose protein sequence is MLNHTFCSSVQSRCCTLDKPETIPQRDETGIFPPTHYKEMHKNRPTRFHNDLNCPVCLQTATSPVETNCGHLFCGSCLIEYWKHDPWLGAISCPLCRQKVHMLYNDVSDVQQHDKTSRAVLQDIRQYNNRFSGKPRPLTDYLCDLPSLLHLALRRVFTMGGLVWIFCLRIIVCSFGAIMCLSSPFAVFADPLCGILSTIDDLVVIFLLLICMINILQQFRSEGMTMVHTATQSILSES, encoded by the exons ATGCTCAACCACACGTTCTGCAGCTCGGTCCAGTCCAG GTGTTGTACGCTGGACAAACCAGAGACGATCCCCCAAAGAGACGAGACTGGAATATTCCCCCCAACACACTACAAA GAGATGCATAAAAACCGCCCGACTCGCTTCCACAATGACCTAAACTGCCCGGTGTGTCTTCAAACAGCAACATCCCCGGTGGAGACTAACTGCGGCCATTTATTCTGCG GTTCCTGCCTTATCGAGTACTGGAAGCACGACCCGTGGCTGGGAGCCATCAGCTGTCCCCTCTGCAGGCAAAAG GTGCACATGCTCTACAACGATGTTAGTGATGTTCAGCAGCACGATAAGACAAGCAGAGCCGTCCTACAAGACATCCGACAATACAACAATCGCTTCTCCGGGAAACCGCGACCT CTCACTGACTACCTGTGTGACCTGCCCTCGCTCTTACACCTGGCCCTACGGAGGGTCTTCACCATGGGTGGACTTGTGTGGATCTTCTGTCTACGGATAATCGTGTGCTCATTTGGCGCTATCATGTGTTTGTCTTCACCGTTTGCCGTTTTCGCCGACCCTCTCTGTGGAATCCTCAGTACCATCGACGACCTCGTCGTCATCTTTCTTCTCCTAATCTGCATGATCAACATCTTACAACAGTTCCGGTCGGAAGGAATGACCATGGTTCACACGGCCACACAGAGCATCCTGTCCGAGTCTTGA